In Chaetodon auriga isolate fChaAug3 chromosome 7, fChaAug3.hap1, whole genome shotgun sequence, a genomic segment contains:
- the ckmb gene encoding creatine kinase, muscle b, producing the protein MTKNCHNDYKMKFSTEEEYPDLTQHNNHMAKALTKEIYGKLRSKSTPSGFTLDDVIQTGVDNPGHPFIMTVGCVAGDEESYEVFKDLLDPIISDRHGGYKPTDKHKTDLNFENLKGGDDLDPNYVLSSRVRTGRSIKGFTLPPHNSRGERRGIEKLSIEALASLEGEFKGKYYPLTGMTEAEQDQLIADHFLFDKPVSPLLTCAGMARDWPDGRGIWHNDNKTFLVWVNEEDHLRVISMQKGGNMKEVFRRFCVGLQKIEEIFKKHNHGFMWNEHLGYILTCPSNLGTGLRGGVHVKLPKLSTHAKFEEILSRLRLQKRGTGGVDTASVGGVFDISNADRLGSSEVDQVQLVVDGVKLMVEMEKKLEKGESIDGMIPAQK; encoded by the exons ATGACAAAGAACTGTCACAACGACTACAAAATGAAGTTCTCCACGGAGGAGGAGTACCCCGATCTTACCCAGCACAACAACCACATGGCCAAG GCGTTGACCAAGGAGATCTACGGCAAGCTGAGGAGCAAATCCACCCCCAGTGGCTTCACCTTGGATGACGTCATCCAGACTGGTGTTGACAACCCTG GTCACCCCTTCATCATGACCGTGGGCTGCGTTGCTGGTGACGAGGAGTCCTATGAGGTCTTCAAGGATCTGCTGGACCCCATCATCTCCGACCGTCACGGCGGATACAAGCCCACCGACAAGCACAAGACCGACCTGAACTTCGAGAACCTGAAG GGTGGTGATGACCTGGACCCCAACTACGTGCTGTCCAGCCGTGTTCGTACCGGCCGCAGCATCAAGGGATTCACCCTGCCCCCCCACAACAGCCGTGGAGAGCGCAGAGGCATTGAGAAGCTGTCCATTGAGG ctctggcCAGCCTGGAGGGCGAGTTCAAGGGAAAGTACTACCCCCTGACAGGCATGACCGAGGCCGAGCAGGACCAGCTGATTgctgatcacttcctgttcgaCAAGCCCGTGTCCCCCCTGCTGACCTGCGCCGGTATGGCCCGTGACTGGCCCGACGGCAGAGGCATCTg GCACAACGACAACAAGACCTTCCTGGTCTGGGTGAACGAGGAGGATCACCTGCGTGTCATCTCCATGCAGAAGGGAGGCAACATGAAGGAGGTCTTCAGACGCTTCTGCGTTGGCCTGCAGAAG ATTGAGGAGATCTTCAAGAAGCACAACCACGGCTTCATGTGGAACGAGCATCTGGGCTACATCCTGACCTGCCCCTCCAACCTGGGAACTGGCCTGCGCGGTGGCGTGCACGTCAAGCTGCCCAAGCTCAGCACACATGCCAAGTTCGAGGAGATCCTGAGCAGGCTGCGTCTGCAGAAGCGTGGCACAG GTGGTGTGGACACAGCCTCCGTGGGTGGTGTGTTCGACATCTCCAACGCTGACCGTCTGGGCTCCTCTGAGGTGGACCAGGTCCAGCTGGTGGTTGACGGTGTCAAGCTGATGGTCGAGAtggagaagaagctggagaaggGAGAGTCCATCGATGGCATGATCCCCGCCCAGAAGTAA